From one Chanodichthys erythropterus isolate Z2021 chromosome 3, ASM2448905v1, whole genome shotgun sequence genomic stretch:
- the LOC137017029 gene encoding uncharacterized protein codes for YMLPLGEIIRKHGVSFHCYADDTQLYISLRPDETYKFTKLTECIADIKNWMTRNFLLLNSEKTDILIFGPKTSSRKNLEYSLTLDGCSIKPSSSVRNLGVLFDTNLSFESHVSSICKTAFFHLKNISKLRHMLSMTNAEQLVHAFMTSRLDYCNALLGGCSARLLNRLQLVQNAAARVLTRTRKYDHISPVLSTLHWLPIKHRIDFKILLLTYKALNGLAPQYLSELLMHYSPSRLLRSQNSGQLIIPRISKSTEGGRSFSYLAPKLWNNLPSIVREADTLCQFKSRLKTHLFALAYT; via the coding sequence tacatgctgcccttaggagagataattaggaagcatggtgttagttttcactgctacgctgacgatactcagctctatatttccttgcgccctgacgaaacctacaaattcacaaaactaacagaatgcatagctgacattaaaaactggatgacaagaaatttcttattattaaattcagaaaaaactgatatcctaatcttcggaccaaaaacttcctcacgaaaaaaccttgaatactctctaacacttgacgggtgctccattaaaccttcgtcctcagttaggaacctgggtgtgctctttgataccaatctttcatttgaaagtcatgtttctagtatctgtaaaaccgccttcttccatctaaaaaatatatctaaattacgacatatgctctcaatgacaaatgcggaacagttggttcatgcattcatgacctcaagactagattattgtaacgctctactgggtggttgttctgctcggcttttaaacagactacagttggtccaaaatgcggcagctagagttcttactagaaccagaaagtatgaccatattagcccagttctgtcaacattacattggctccctattaaacatcgtatagattttaaaatcttgctacttacttataaagctctaaatggtttagctccccagtacctaagtgagctcttaatgcattatagtccttcacgtttattgcgatctcagaattcaggccagttgataatacccagaatatcaaaatcaactgaagggggcagatccttttcctatttagcacctaaactctggaacaatcttcctagcattgttcgggaagcagacacactctgtcagtttaaatctagactaaaaacacatctctttgctcttgcatacacataa